The following nucleotide sequence is from Mytilus trossulus isolate FHL-02 chromosome 9, PNRI_Mtr1.1.1.hap1, whole genome shotgun sequence.
GTTGTCAATGTCAATGTAGCACATGTTTTGTGTTCAAGTCAGTTTCAAGGTCAACAAGGGCAGATTCAAGGGACTTTAATCCAGACTGCTGATGGAAAGCATATCATTATTCCAAGTTCTCAGTTGCCTTCAAATAACCAATTTCAGATTCAGAATGTCAATCAAATGCTACAGCCACAGATTATTCCTACGTCAAGTGGCACTGGAACGACCCCATTAGTACAAGGAGGTCAGGTGGTTGAAACAAATGCTGCTGCATTGGGGGGAATGGGATACATCAGAATTGCAACTCCTACAAGCTCTAGTCAAGAGACAAAAGTGCAGCCACAAACAGCAACACATTTCTTAGGTTTAAATCAACAGGGTCAGCAGATATTGATTCAAAGACAACCAACGCCTACACCAGGCCAGAATATCGTATTACGGCAAGTCACACCACCAAATGTTCTGCAATTACCACAGCAACAAACACTTGCATCAAATCATGTCTTACCGCAGACAACTCAAGCTACTCAACAAATTCTCCTACCACAGGTTCAGAAAATTATGACGGGTTCACAAGGTCAGCAACAGGTCAAACTTGTTGCTGCTGGTAATCATCTACAGTCTAACAATTTACCGATGACAATTAACATTGGAGGTCAGAATGTCATACTTCCATCAAATATCCAACAGCTCATTCAACAACAACAATTAAATCAACTTCAAAAGCAGGCAAGTTCCACTGAAAATCTACATCAGACTAAATCATCTATCGCCAACATGGTGATGGCAACATCAACATCAACTAGTAACTTGATATCTAGTGGCCATAATTCAACACAGTTATTGAACACTTCTATGATGAACAGTCCAGCATCTAGTTCAAGTCAAGTGTCCCAAGGGCATAACATAACATCACAAGTTCCAACATTTCTTTTACCAAATGTGACTTCTAGCACAGCTAATATGACTCCAGTGACAACAACGGTatcacaaacaaaacaaatggtCTCACAAATCAATATAAGTAGTAGTCCAAAAATGTACCAGACTATACCTTCAGTAGCTAGTAGTGTTACATCGACTGTCACTACGGGTAAACCATTCTTATCAGCTGTCAACAATGCTCCAAAACTACCAATGACAACAATTCAGTTGACACCTCAAGCACAACAGAAGATAAATGCTATCCAAAAGGAAATTCGTAAACTGCAATCACTGAAGGATCCTACAGATCAACAAAAGCAGCAGTTGGTGCGATTTAGTGAAGCTCTAAAACAAATTATAGCCAAAggtcatatcaaaatacagCCAGCTCAAGGACAAATACAATTACAGCAAGTTTCAAGTAATCAGACATCTAATGCCATGCCCATGTTCATTGGTCAACCTGCTGTGTCCGTTCCACAGCTTGGTCATGTCCTTGCACATCACCAAACATCCACGACTCCATCACAGTCATCATCAAGTCCATTGGTCAATCAAAGTCAAGCTGCAGGAGCTGTGCAATCTCAAATTAGTGGTGGACTACCAGGTAAGTTATATACTAACAtaccttttgaaaaatatattgttgataCCCAGTCGGGTTAATTGGTTTTTAATAGTGGTTTCATAATTATTCATGCATGTAGGATACTAATTGTTGCAGGTATAGATGACCCATGAATAAGTGTTTAATGAAGTATACATTTTCTTTGTCTTACATACAgaatttgaagaaaaagaaacacgaaatcaaatatccacaaaagtaTCCTTTTACCTCATTCATTGGTACacacaaaaataattgaatccacAATATATTGCATCAGCATTGATCTACATAGATTATATGTTAATCTGacttttttttctcttgatAAGACTGGATAAAACAACTCAACAAAAAAGAAGTTTGGAAGAATAGTATGTTTCAGTACAATTCATGCTTCTTCTTGtccaatttatttaatttcataatttatttaagaaaacaacaaaatttaaaaacacaaagAAATTAAGGTACAGAAGAAATACAAATCTGttagatatatatgtacatgatgtCTACATACAATTcaaaagaaacaataaacaCAATGAATGTAGTATTGAATTAAGTACCAATTATTATGTTAACTTGCttgcattttaataaaaatctttttttttttcagcacAAGGTCTAGTCACCAGTGATAGTTCATTTACATCAATGTGCACTACAAAATCTGTTCAGTCTCAGTCTGgatctatcatgtctatttcACCAACAGGGAACAAGTCCCAACAGCAACCAGTTCAACCCTCTAATGTTACTATACTAGGTCAAAGTCAGGCAGGAATGTTATTACAACAGGGACAATCTGGTAGTGTTCTTAAGATGGCAATTCAGTCCAACCAAAATGTCACACCAACAGCTGGAGAAAATAGTACTGTGTCCACTCCTGTGAAAATGGGGTCTATAGTAGTACCTGGGAATGTCCCGATTAATCCTAATCCACAAGTTGCAGTACCAACACAAATTAAGGTAGAAacttatttaacatgtttaaatgattGATTAAACCTCTTTGTAGAAAATCTCATGTAATTTATTAAACTTGATGTGAGACTTGTTTTAACTTTATTCAGCTTTATAACAGCTTTAACATTTTGTGTTTGCAACAGGAAAAAAAAGCAATAACCTTGCCCACCATATCATGTTTTAGGTGGGATAGTACCAAAAATTTGAGAGAAATTTAAGTGCACCAATCCTTGGAActgttaaaaatattcaaaccataggattttatttgtgtttaataTTTGCTGTTCATAATCAATCTTTTACAGCATATAAACTTCAGTGTCAAATCTGAGGGCctcttatgttttatttatttagagtttgacatataatgtttaaatacttCACTGTTTAATAAAATCATATGTTCTTCTATAGATCGTGCTGTAGAGTATGTTCTTCTATAGATCGTGCTGTAGAGTATGTTCTTCTATATATCGTGCTGTAGAGTATGTTCTTCTATAGATCGTGCTGTAGAGTATGTTCTTCTATAGATCATGCTGTAAAGTTTTGCATTAAGTTGGTGGTTTGTGTTGTTGTCGTATCTGTATAAATTCCTTATCTCCTTTTATTGTTGTTGAAAATTTAGATGATATTATTTTAGATTGCTAGCCATCTCTTGACCTTGAACTTGACCCCAGATCAGAAGGATAAAGTTCAGAAGATGTTGTCAACAATGCCTCAAGAACAACAGCAACAACAGATGGCACTGTTCCTAAAACTTCAACAACAACAGAAGATGAATGCTCAAGTTCAAGCACAGTTACAACATCAGAAAAAGCTGCAACAAAATGTACAAGGCACTTCAAATATACAGGCACAGCTACCTTCAACTATACAACCTGTAAGGATCTTTATCGAACATGATTAATGTTTAAGAATAATTAAATGAAAGTTACAGAAAAATCAGATTTATTTGCAGAAAATGCCTGGAGAAAAAGTTGACATGCAACTTAATCATAGTCAAACCTAATTAAGTCTGAACTTAGTGGGacccaacatttttttctgttctctaaatttagtttgcctcatccaaatgttatgaaacgtATACACAATTTTTGTTATCACAAAACACAGACCAAGTTTGAATTTGGGTAGCATTACTTTTACCCttttagagttatgcccctttataaatggaaaagttgctgatttttcatttattgttctCTTGCTGTAGTATGTCTTAATTAAATGCCATGAAACTTTGTCCCATTATAACATTGTATGCTAGAAAAAGGTAGATTCATCTGTGTTATGTCCCTTTGACACACtcataagtaaaatatggaacaAAGTACAAATTTTCTGGAGGTTTGTAAGTATACTTTTGCAATACCAAAAAATCAAGTAACcacaaaaattcaatttatcCTCATCCCACTCATAGCACTGTATTTTGACCTTAAGATTTTGTATGGGTTGTTTTCTCAAAGAAATTGTACCATATTTCTTtttagggctattccagaaaaaatatGTATGGGGGTGTTGGAAGGCACAttgtaataataatacatgggtgATGGGTATCAGAGCAACTTTTCATACTATAATGCACTATAATTCCCAATTACAATTGACTGGGTGGCGGGTGCTGACAAAAACTACCTTCCAACCCCCCCTCCCTCCCTACATTTTTTCTGGCATAGCCCTTATCTGTATACAATACACATCAGATTCAACATTTAAAGGCCAATGGAATGatttaagaacaatataatttaTGTAAGTTGAAAGGTTTAATATATGATGTGATTTTATTTCAGACAATTATTCCTATTGTTCCAAGTACAACAGCAAGTACTATACTGCTAGAACATCCTGGGACATCACCGTctaaaccaaatatagttcaTAGAGTGTCTGTAGCTGCTATCCCCAAACATCAATTGTAAGTACTCTATGAGATATTTGACAAATCTGGTATGTAAACTTTCTTGacagatttcattaaaaaatggcTTTGTTAATGTGATCTCTGATGTAAAGCTGTAAAATTGAGTCAACCTTTCACAGCTAGAAATTACTACAAAGTAATGGAAAACACACATTTCGCCACAAACAGTGATTACAAGccaaatacatcataaaataaacaaacaaaaaatattttagcaaCAATTAGCTAAAAAAAGATGCAATTTGAATATGAAAGACCTAGATACTTTATGCAATTTAGTGATTTAATTGTTTCGCTAGcctaaaaagaaattttatgttaagggcTCATTCCGGGgaagttatttgtttgtttgaatatgatgttttgtgaaaaagtgttattttttaCCAGAAAGTACATAGATTGATAAAACATTGGTTACTTTCAGAATTCATCAACAGATGGGAAAAGATCAAGCTAATGCCATTGTCACAGATACCAAAACTCCATTTAGAAATCAACGTGATACATATAGAAGACTTTTAAGATATCATgtctttcaaacaaaaaatccaCCTGATGATTTAGTGAAAAAAGGTATAGTATAATGCAGGGTTTTGAAAAAAGATGTTtctgtagattcatttattttcatgggtatcaTTTTTTCGTAGAATGAGGAAACTTGCACTTTCAtcgatatttaatttcattgtttttggcaaaatctacaaaaaaacctttagaaaatttgtaatttaattcATGGTGCCGCTGTACCCTTAAAAAATCCATGAAAGTTGGTatccaagaaaaaaataatgaatctacagtatctCTTTAGTCTTTAAAATCAAGgtttattgtcgagccttcgacttttgaCGAAAAAGcaagactaagcgatcctacattccgtcgtcgttgtccacaaatattcactctgtggttaaagtttttgaaatttcaataactttcttaaactatactggataacttccaaatgtggacagaagcttgattatgatcaaaagataatatacagaagtaaattttgtaaaaataaatttccattttttctgtatttaacttataaatggacttagtttttctgtcaggaaacaacacattcactctgtggttaaatttaaaaaaaaaaataataactttcttatacatgtactacttttaatttgtactaAACTTAGAtagaagcttgtttataatcaaaagctagtatttagaaggaaattttgttaatattttgtacctggGTATCTATtttatcctagatttttaccaaacttggacagaagcttcttacaatcaaaagatagtatcaaaaggaatatttttattgctttttttctcatttttgttgagcctgtgattttcAGGCGAGACattgggttccgcggaacccttacaaattttcatGTAAATAACTGTCAGTATGtacataaatatgaattataaagAAAGCAATCACGTTTCGACACCCATTTACCAATATAAAGCATGTAAATACAAGTAACTAAAGAAATGTAAGATTCATAACAAgctagaaaacaaaaatgttattggAATGCCACATGTTGGCCGAATTTCGTAACATTAAATCGGCAACTGTCAATTTGCTGGGAATGACGTAACGTTTACAAAAAAGGTACTGCCGGCGTTATTTAACGTTCACAacaacatacatattttaaaacagatattcaCATGCAGTATTATGTATAGCAAGGAAGAAATATTACATCTGTGTCTGATACTATATGAGAAATCTAtcataaaacttttgattttatcttcAAATTGTCAAAGTGAGGGGTTATTAAGCCATGAACATTGAATAGGGATAGAACCTAAGAATTTGGCAATGGTAGCCCACAGCTAAAATTTTGTAgcccatatatatatagtcctaTACAAGAAAAGCAGAAATTTCAGTAGCCCATACCAAATTTAAGGGGCCATGGGCCTGTGGGTCCCTGTTAATTTCATACCCTGTTTAATAGTTCATACATGTTGATTATCCATTTTTAGTAGGATATAGTTGAACTGGTTGTGATTGAAAATTGTCtgtatttcattgtacattacctttaaaattatgatttattttaccAGATGATGAAATGTTTGATGATTTATCAGAAGGCCTTGTTCGTAAGAAGGATTGgatgtttgaaaaatatcgCAGTTTAATTCTTGAAGAAAGTATGGTAAGTATGTccttaaaaaattaagaaatacatttaagaccataagcatgataagatttgttaaaatttgaatatttagtttGGATTTTTGACCAGACTAAGATGTGTAATACTTGCAATACCACTATTGTGAAAAGGTGATTTAGTTGATGAATATGTAGTTTAAACTTCTTTCCAATCAATTGACTAATAAAATTTGGTTTTGATAAAGAATGGACAGTTACATAGAGAATGTGGTGGTGGTGTTACAGCACTTCTATGAAAtcatgcaaaaaaaatcattcattgaCTTGCTTGCGATATTTGTTTGGATGTTTGTTTACTATTTACTGGAATTTGATTGGACAATAAGTGTAAAATTCATTTCATGTCAATTCTTATTGTCCAATCAAATCCcagtatatataaaaacttaCTGAAACTCTGCATACCTATTGTTTGCAAACAACCAAGCAAACATATCAAGCAAGttgatcaatgttttgttttgcatgctTTTTTAGAAGaactataaaacaatttacctgGAACATTGGTTTAACATCTCAGTGTAAGTGAATAACCTCAATAAATTAATTGTGTTTTCCAATACTAAGGTATCAATCAGTGCATATCCAAcagatttagtgtaaagaaGTCATGAACAGGCTGATAAATCCATGTCCTTgtaaaaatgcaaaatacaAGAAAACAGTATGGCAGGATGAAGGATTATATGAACTTGCTGTGTATACATGACAATTAATATTTAGCTATGGtttaaaacaactatttcaACCATAGattattctataaaaaaaaaaatcacatgcaAAATTCTATCAGAAATATGAAATACAGAAATATGGAACAGATGGTTTGATTTACTAAAATGTACATTTGGTTTGTGATTAGTAAAGTTTGGTGTTTAATTTACAGAGGGAAAAACAGACAGCTGAAATAATGATGatacaaaaaatgttgaatgaaGATCTCAAAGAAACACTAGAGGACGAAAAAAGGGTTATCAAAAGAAATccaggtataaaaaaaaaggaaaaaaatattcattttaccaaataaaaaatcttttaacatATTTCATTAAGAGGCAACTTGAAGTTAGTTCACATGCAGATAAATACTAGGACATTTTATATGGCAGAATGAAAATATCTTGAAGAGTTTCTTTGTCATATAAGTATTTTAGTACATAACAATATTATAAGTATTGTAGGGATGACTTAAGCATGAAGATTACTCTCACCCTACACAAGAGATCAACATCAACATGGGTAGAAAGAAAActcgaaaagagaaaataaaaaacaccAATAAGCAGAAGCAAGCATTACACCCATCCTATAAAAGCAAAGGATATTGAGTATTAATCCATGACATAAGTGCACAGGAAAATAACACTAAAAGCAAAGGAACAGCACTTTTGTTGTTCTTCTTCTTCATGTGAAAGTCACATTGAAGCCTTCAACAGGgaggaaaaaaaataagtttgagtTACAGTGCAATAAGAATAGTTTCACTAACTCCGTAAGAGCATATAATGTTCCAAAACTGGCCAAAAGTAAGCTtgaattatatgaa
It contains:
- the LOC134685617 gene encoding uncharacterized protein LOC134685617; the protein is MDMGDGSFIDEFSHSDLFGHDDGASGFDWADDLISAVEVEDRPTSRSSVLETSVVNNNQQSVQYGQTSGQLSSQPAGGTVNLQFVQSNTTQTVQQATVQQQPAQLLPNLTNLSQGGQLFQGVNGQLFLKTLPNGQFQLATQPQIQQIQQHPQQSSSPIPIQPHPQGSPHIHQTPNQSPIPISSPHVGSSSSSASPHASRSLTPLQQQRQYQNVNMLQIPGSQSQQQIIRNLPISSQISNISNFQTQQIIQSQGHILSNQGQVLQSHGHTQVPNQGQNYVNTQNTVIQNPNVVNVNVAHVLCSSQFQGQQGQIQGTLIQTADGKHIIIPSSQLPSNNQFQIQNVNQMLQPQIIPTSSGTGTTPLVQGGQVVETNAAALGGMGYIRIATPTSSSQETKVQPQTATHFLGLNQQGQQILIQRQPTPTPGQNIVLRQVTPPNVLQLPQQQTLASNHVLPQTTQATQQILLPQVQKIMTGSQGQQQVKLVAAGNHLQSNNLPMTINIGGQNVILPSNIQQLIQQQQLNQLQKQASSTENLHQTKSSIANMVMATSTSTSNLISSGHNSTQLLNTSMMNSPASSSSQVSQGHNITSQVPTFLLPNVTSSTANMTPVTTTVSQTKQMVSQINISSSPKMYQTIPSVASSVTSTVTTGKPFLSAVNNAPKLPMTTIQLTPQAQQKINAIQKEIRKLQSLKDPTDQQKQQLVRFSEALKQIIAKGHIKIQPAQGQIQLQQVSSNQTSNAMPMFIGQPAVSVPQLGHVLAHHQTSTTPSQSSSSPLVNQSQAAGAVQSQISGGLPAQGLVTSDSSFTSMCTTKSVQSQSGSIMSISPTGNKSQQQPVQPSNVTILGQSQAGMLLQQGQSGSVLKMAIQSNQNVTPTAGENSTVSTPVKMGSIVVPGNVPINPNPQVAVPTQIKIASHLLTLNLTPDQKDKVQKMLSTMPQEQQQQQMALFLKLQQQQKMNAQVQAQLQHQKKLQQNVQGTSNIQAQLPSTIQPTIIPIVPSTTASTILLEHPGTSPSKPNIVHRVSVAAIPKHQLIHQQMGKDQANAIVTDTKTPFRNQRDTYRRLLRYHVFQTKNPPDDLVKKDDEMFDDLSEGLVRKKDWMFEKYRSLILEESMREKQTAEIMMIQKMLNEDLKETLEDEKRVIKRNPDEFDPMPRKYLKLEPGTDESPDIKFDPNSIQIKRERVQVPSPSTPTPLIKKESFESDNSRPSTPKFKLVIKSSGQGYSSSITEEEIEQTNVLESSDTKDMNFMSGIHVKEEQIDIDSDDVPLDRTLEPFESYSRDRNSESNIHSDDLIDDGADSDSDVTVVSDDDDNKTNDAIVIDDDDDDDDNHEEDEDGDNEMEEDDNEDNSENSKGDNFDEIMSRKSSVEPVIKHEDISNDDFNDFFSNKYESGSSELSYYTRTTQQNPLTADNIISSLASVDQISNDVSYSQNSDAHSAHNSDAHSTQTIPYSEDGNSIKDEDLSNDVDYNKSASSFAHYEPISSPEADQSESFSNYLPQYDSSSFNLGGIRDQHLRYGLSNPTRESLSNNHMTGSESWEEEMEEESENADKIKAEMESAINSILSLN